A stretch of the Serratia marcescens genome encodes the following:
- a CDS encoding alpha/beta hydrolase produces MSIDLTFEDLSARAMQYNARASVEDFDACMAEYAALAQRARAQTPGIYDLRYGMSAAERLDLFPACTQPAPLLIFIHGGYWHSQRKEEACSMAAAFARRGVAVATLEYTLAPEATLAEIVHEVRSAVAWLYHHGAPFGIDPARIFVSGSSAGGHLCGMLIADGWQPRYRLPPDAIKGALALSGLYDLRPLCDIYINDWLHLTPEQAQTLSPLFLLPAKDHAPQILLDVGQRETQGFKNQTQAYYDACLARGLDVQLLADRHCNHFTLVNELADAESAMFRQVMAMIDATQA; encoded by the coding sequence ATGAGCATCGATCTGACGTTTGAAGACCTGAGCGCACGCGCCATGCAATACAACGCCCGCGCTTCGGTGGAGGATTTTGACGCCTGCATGGCGGAATACGCCGCGCTGGCCCAGCGCGCCAGGGCGCAGACACCCGGCATTTACGACCTGCGCTACGGCATGAGCGCCGCAGAGCGCCTCGATCTGTTCCCGGCCTGCACGCAGCCCGCCCCGCTGCTGATCTTTATTCATGGCGGCTACTGGCATTCGCAGCGCAAAGAGGAAGCCTGTTCGATGGCCGCCGCGTTTGCCCGTCGCGGCGTGGCGGTCGCCACACTGGAATACACGCTGGCGCCTGAAGCGACGCTGGCGGAGATCGTGCACGAGGTGCGCAGCGCCGTCGCCTGGCTTTATCATCACGGGGCACCCTTCGGCATCGATCCGGCACGCATTTTCGTCAGCGGCAGTTCGGCCGGCGGCCACCTGTGCGGCATGCTGATCGCCGACGGCTGGCAGCCACGCTATCGCCTGCCGCCCGACGCGATCAAAGGCGCGCTGGCGCTGAGCGGCCTCTACGATTTGCGCCCGCTGTGCGATATCTACATCAACGACTGGCTGCACCTGACGCCCGAGCAGGCGCAAACCCTCAGCCCGCTGTTTTTACTGCCGGCGAAAGACCATGCGCCGCAGATATTGCTCGACGTCGGCCAGCGGGAAACCCAAGGGTTTAAAAACCAGACGCAGGCCTATTATGACGCCTGCCTGGCGCGCGGCCTCGACGTCCAACTGCTGGCCGATCGCCACTGCAATCACTTTACGTTGGTCAACGAACTGGCCGATGCGGAAAGCGCGATGTTTCGGCAGGTGATGGCGATGATTGACGCAACGCAAGCGTAG
- a CDS encoding DeoR/GlpR family DNA-binding transcription regulator: MHKAARQRHLLDLLSERGQAAVAELAGAIGVSVDTVRRDLADLERQGLAQKHHGGAIALEPSDMPRQARAALLPQVKQRLGRAVAAQIPPGSTLMLDAGSTLLAVAQALRGPATVITASLDIAQCLSDRPEINLILLGGQWDARQRLFAGSATLALLQRYRADIALLGACAVHAQLGLSAGEEADAEVKRAMLANSGERWLVADHMKLDRCEPHHVADLAQIQRLFTDRPWDNLDEQSLIELCVVADDR, translated from the coding sequence ATGCACAAAGCGGCACGACAGCGCCATTTACTGGATTTGCTCAGCGAACGCGGGCAGGCGGCGGTGGCGGAATTGGCCGGCGCCATCGGCGTTTCGGTCGATACCGTGCGCCGCGATCTGGCCGATCTCGAGCGGCAAGGGTTGGCGCAGAAACATCACGGCGGGGCGATCGCGCTCGAACCGTCCGATATGCCGCGCCAGGCGCGCGCGGCGCTGTTGCCGCAGGTCAAGCAGCGGCTCGGCCGCGCGGTGGCCGCGCAGATCCCACCCGGCAGCACCCTGATGCTGGATGCGGGCAGTACGCTGCTGGCGGTGGCGCAGGCGCTGCGCGGGCCGGCGACGGTGATTACCGCTTCGCTGGATATCGCGCAGTGCTTGAGCGACAGGCCGGAGATCAACCTGATTCTGCTTGGCGGCCAGTGGGATGCGCGCCAGCGGCTGTTCGCCGGCAGCGCCACCCTGGCGTTGTTGCAGCGCTACCGCGCGGATATCGCCTTGCTGGGCGCCTGTGCGGTGCATGCGCAGCTGGGGCTGAGCGCCGGCGAAGAGGCCGATGCAGAGGTCAAACGCGCCATGCTGGCCAACAGCGGCGAGCGCTGGCTGGTGGCCGACCATATGAAGCTGGATCGCTGCGAACCGCATCACGTTGCGGATCTGGCGCAGATCCAACGCCTGTTTACCGATCGCCCGTGGGACAACCTGGACGAACAGTCATTGATTGAACTTTGTGTCGTCGCCGACGACCGCTAG
- a CDS encoding MFS transporter produces MGLMPPIFFIALGLFGVYCIEFGVVGILPQIIVRYDISTAQAGWLVGVFALTIALFGPLLVLLASRFNRKRMLLIALTVFAVASALAAQADSFAMLMLLRILPALFHPIYFSLAMVAAAALYPPHQATKATAYAFVGTSMGMVLGIPLTQWIAGQFSYEASFRFCALVNLLAALGLLWRLPDTAVQRLSYGKQLAILRSGTLWLNITTCVLIFAAMFAVYAYAAEYLSREIGLSDGVIGLLLVAFGVGGVVGNLLAGRWLSRHRAVTVLLHPIALMAAYALLYRYGSANIGAMTALCLYWGAAHTSGLIVTQIWLTSEAPQAPAFATGLYIAFINLGVAVGSLVGGWFIAAWGLQGSLLCGAMFAALAAIAIAARLWLQRQATLALRQSSPSPAETSRFPHRPVR; encoded by the coding sequence ATGGGCCTGATGCCACCGATTTTCTTCATCGCGCTGGGGCTGTTCGGCGTTTACTGCATCGAGTTCGGCGTGGTGGGCATCTTACCGCAGATCATCGTGCGCTATGACATCTCCACGGCGCAGGCCGGCTGGCTGGTCGGGGTCTTCGCCCTGACCATTGCGCTGTTCGGGCCGCTGTTGGTGCTGCTGGCGTCGCGGTTCAATCGCAAACGCATGCTGTTGATCGCGTTGACCGTGTTTGCGGTAGCCAGCGCGCTGGCCGCGCAGGCCGACAGCTTCGCCATGCTCATGCTGCTGCGCATTTTGCCGGCGTTGTTTCATCCGATCTACTTTTCACTGGCGATGGTGGCGGCCGCGGCGCTTTATCCGCCGCATCAGGCCACCAAAGCAACCGCTTATGCGTTTGTCGGCACCAGCATGGGCATGGTGTTGGGGATACCGTTGACGCAATGGATCGCCGGGCAGTTCAGCTATGAGGCGTCGTTCCGGTTTTGCGCGCTGGTCAACCTTCTGGCGGCGCTGGGATTGCTGTGGCGCTTGCCTGATACGGCCGTGCAGCGTCTCAGCTACGGCAAACAGTTGGCAATCCTGCGCAGCGGCACGCTGTGGTTGAATATCACTACCTGCGTGCTGATCTTTGCCGCCATGTTTGCCGTCTATGCTTACGCGGCCGAGTACCTCAGCCGTGAAATCGGCCTCAGCGACGGCGTCATCGGCTTGCTTCTGGTGGCGTTCGGTGTGGGCGGCGTCGTGGGCAACCTGTTGGCCGGCAGATGGCTGAGCCGCCATCGTGCGGTGACGGTGCTGCTGCATCCGATAGCCTTGATGGCGGCCTATGCGCTGCTGTATCGCTACGGCAGCGCGAATATCGGCGCGATGACGGCGCTTTGTCTGTATTGGGGGGCGGCGCACACCAGCGGTTTGATCGTGACGCAGATTTGGCTGACCTCCGAAGCGCCGCAGGCGCCGGCGTTCGCCACCGGGCTGTATATCGCCTTTATCAACCTGGGCGTGGCGGTGGGGTCGTTGGTGGGCGGTTGGTTTATCGCCGCCTGGGGGCTACAGGGCAGCCTGCTGTGCGGTGCCATGTTTGCCGCACTGGCGGCGATCGCGATCGCCGCCAGGCTATGGCTGCAACGGCAGGCTACGCTTGCGTTGCGTCAATCATCGCCATCACCTGCCGAAACATCGCGCTTTCCGCATCGGCCAGTTCGTTGA